From the genome of Trichocoleus sp. FACHB-46:
GTTCCAACCGAGCAGTGGTGTTGCGACGGTTCTTGGTGGTGGTGTACCGAGAGACTCCTGCCGAACGCTTTGCAGCGTTGGTACGGCACTCAGTGCACTCCAGCGTAATGATGATACGGACGCCCTTAGCCATAGTTCCAGCCGTTCAAAAATGCGAATTAGACACAATCTCTTATTTTTTCACACGACGACTCACTTCGGCAAGTAATCGCTTCACCTTTAAGTCTAAAGAGTAACCTCGACTGGTTTGGATCACGCTAGTCTTTGCCAAGCGATCGTGCAGAGATTGTTGGTTGAGGGAGTCGGCGATCGCCAGCCCCAAGTCCAAGGCTAAAGGCAGGACTAGCAACACAA
Proteins encoded in this window:
- the rpmG gene encoding 50S ribosomal protein L33 yields the protein MAKGVRIIITLECTECRTNAAKRSAGVSRYTTTKNRRNTTARLELNKFCTHCNKHTSHKEIK